cccactttaactctttgccctgggccccttaatttctctgggcggccctgtcagTACTGATAGTTTATAGACATTCTACAATGTACACATTTTCAGCTGCAAATAGTTTGCAACCATAACAGGAAGCCAATACCATATATGTTTATTTAATTTGAGAGTTTGTCACAAAATTACTAGCTATTATATTTTGAGCATATTACATCAACATAGAAGCATGACACTACAAATACTGTCAAACCAGTCAGTATCTCACAAAATCAAGGTTGACATTAcatcatagatacagtataccatatcGGTTAAGTGGCACTAAGTATTTATGGCATAGTGGTAGTAGCTAATGCATATTAATTTGGGTGGGTTACTGGGTTCAGTGTCTTATGAACGTACAATGCGTTCAAGCAAGCAATGTACGTGAATCCATCACAACTATTGGATTGACTAGACCTTGGAGATCTGATGCCTTTACTTTAACTTAAAACTTGCTAACTATCCAAGATAATATTATGGTGATCTAACTAGCCTATAGCTATATTCCCCTAGTAAAGCTGAGAATTGGTTCCACATAATATACAACCCTCTACTACCAATTTTGTTAACATCATGACGCAGATCTAAATTTAGTGAATCTTTCACCTCCCCACACCCATAGATTGTAGGCACACCCCGGCCCAATAGACTTGTGCTGACGGAACGGTGAATGTTAGCTACAACTCACTCACCGTTTCTCTCTCCCAGGAAAACTAGTTTAAACTTTCGTAGTGGATTACTGAAATCGCTCGACATGATTTATAGTAGTGTTATTAGGAATATGACACTTCGAAGGGGCGGGACTAGTTCTTTGCATAAGATCTAATAAATGCCCATCTCTGCGTAATAGGATTACTTGACAGTTGTGGGGCAAAGTTTGTGGAATTACGGTACGTGTAAAATCCTGAGATATTGCAAATGAACGTTCGGAGTTGCTGGTAGAGACGTAGTCATTTTGAGAGAGAGTTGCTGGTGCATGGAGCTCGGCATGGAGGCTGTTTAAGATGGTGGTAGACTTTATTGCTGTACTGAGAGACTTCATCAGTAAATTATTTTGGTGTAGTTGTAATTTTGTGATGTGTTGATTGTGATTCAAGCAAGTTTTGGATTCAAATCAGTATAGCTAAATGGGGGATTGCATGACGATGGTATGTGAGGGTTTAGTACAGTGGTAGCTATCTCAATGTTGCTACAGTTGGCAGGTGTGTGTCATTGTAGTTCTTGTGTGTTTCATTACACATCAAAAGCAATTGTGTATTGCTTCACTATTCAGTGAGAATAGTGAAGCTGCCTTGCTGAAGGATTTTACGAATTTGATCCCGATACTAACGGAAAGTACAAAGATGTGGCAGAGAAACCATATGCATGCAAACAATGCTAACtgcatactgtatagcaggttttTCTTGCGGACAAACTTATGAAAAAAAATCATGCAACACTTAATCTTGCAAAGTGGAAAGATGGAAAGTAATGAACTGAACTAGGTATGCTAGCTGTGTTTCTTTGTGAATTTACCAGGAAACAGGATAGCAAGGCAGCTAGCTGTTCAGCGATGTGAAGAAACACATGTTGTGTAGGCCAGGGTGATAATTAATAATCAGCAAGTTTTAGTGGCATGCATGTGACGATAATGTGGTTACATGCTATATTATGCTGGCTGTATCCCTTCACTAGTGATCTGGCTAAGTTCATAGCTCCTATATATATTTAGTTAATTAGTATTCTTGGCCAGGTGAAAAGAAAGATGTTGTTGGACATCATCATTAGACATGATCTCTGTATGTTTGTGGTCATTTTCTCGGAGTAGCAGAAATGACTTCATTTCAACCTAAATCATTTATCCCTTGTCTGGTCCAGCCTGATATAGGACCCTGCCACTGTCCTGCATGAACAGGTGtgcatgtggtgtgtgtgttaaTTATTTTAATTACCCCACCAATTATATGCTGAAACCATTGTGTGAATATTCTCATCAATAAAATTGTGGTGGTGCAGTGGATGGGATTCAAtttattgtgttgtaaataaacattacatcataataaaCACATTGATTGTGTGGATGGTATAAGTTACTAGTAGCCCATTGTATATTTGCATGAAATTTTGAATGTCGGGTCTCATCACATTAGTAGAGTGTAAAGCATAGTTCTAATCAAAAGGGTAGAACCCTACATTTTAGTTCAGTGGAACCATTTAGCAGCTACCTCTGGATCCCGGTTGTGTGGCTCATTAGGTAGTTACGTACCTTACTGGAGGATCAAGTCACCAGCTGGTCTGGGATACATTCAACAATGTCAACACTGCTCCGTGTATTAACAGGCCAAGTGTGTTACTCTTTACAGCCGTAAAATCTTGGTCCCATATTATTATAGGTGACCTTACATTGAATCCTAAAAAGCAAAATAAATGTATATATTCTCATATTATACTGTTCCTTTGTAACTTCATGAAATTGTACTTGATGCTTCATACAGGCATGTTGATGTAGCTGTGAAGTGGTGTGAGTGGGTATATAGTCCACCACATCATCGTAGTAACAACTTCACCATCAGTAGTAACATGGGCCAGTACACACATTATTAGTGTGTGTTGATGAGGGGATATCATTGCCGTAGGCTAGCCATTGAAGAAGTGAAGAAAATCAAACAACTTTACAGTATCCCTTAATATGAAATCATGCACATCCTACTGACCCTTCATCCAATAGAATGATTTTGGTCCTGCttcatataatttttttaatactTGTAAAAATGTGTTCGTCCTAAAGTGTTGGTTTGATCCACTGAATGATTTGCAGTTTTGAGTCGTAGATATTTTGATAGGGTCACCTTCTGTCGTTTGACAGTGGCTACATGTGCAGTAAACACCTTAACAAAGGCACATAGTGGAACTTGGTAGTGTGGAGGTAGAAAACTCAGTGAAAGTTATCAGTAGTGACACTGCAGAGTGCACTATAGGAGCCCCACCCATCAACCAGGTGCTGCAGGAGACTCACCAAACTTTACGTGATATTGACAATATACTTCAATCAATCATGAATTTAAAATTAAAGTAATTTTATTTACAATCCAAGTGATTTTCTGGCTAAAGTTCTTGCAATTTTATTGAACTGAATTCGATTGTCTCTCCACATTTTCTAACAAATAACATGTTATCATATTATTACATTGTGGCTGAGGTCTCACCGATGCATCCACATTAGCACTGCTCTCATCATTTGGTTCTGCGGAAGAAGTGAATAGATAAATCTTGGATTATTTACAATGAATTTTATTGTGGCTTTCTGAAATAAGAAAATGTTAGGGAACAAAGATTTCGGTCCTAACAGGTCTGGCTCCTTATATAGTGTTACCACTCAGAGAGGACAACGTCTTTATTGCAGGACCACAACATTTCAGTCTCTAAAAGGAAAAGTTTGCTTAggaaatatttaaaatttttttgtatgTGAAAAGGTGTAGAGCAGTAATACTAAAaattacacaaaaaaaatttgatggTATTTTCCGAACATTAGAGTGGCTTATTGTACTATCAATATTAAATTTTCAACTTAAACATGTCAGCAAAGAAATAAATCTTGTGCCAGTAGTGTAAAATGTTGAGATACTCAAACGGTAGTAGTACAgcctttttttgttttgttttgttattaaaatgcaCACATAAACAGTTTAATCAGACAAAGGGAGCTTTCCCTCACACACCGCCAGAGagaagtacagtggaacctctcttatccgtacctctattatctgggcacctccattgtccaaATTAGTCACGTGGCTTGTAGTCCATTGACAATATTTAAGTTCGGGTTAGgagtagggctgagcaatagtatcaaTAGTGTGATATATagcgatagtaaatcactattgttatcgcgatagtagggatatcactatcgtgatagttatgataagctcagatctgcattaaaatggtatcaacaacccttctatactgttttacagttggtattaccagctttcttacaaaggagtggcctgtaaaagctttaccaaaagtccatattcattGACCGCCCACGCAgctaattaacaaatgtcctgtgcatgcaaaataactttctatatgactacaaatcatagctatacaactaagactttgttaagagtaaaatgtttcataaactatcgggatagtattcactatcgcgatatttaatgagtaactatcgtgatagtaaattttttactatcgctcagcactagttAGGAGGgagctaaaaaaatttaatgttgctgtttacctgttttgGTGgattgtttattctactaataataactaccacttcaggggagtgaccatgaatgctttGTAGTGACTTCCCTTCAACCACATAGCACactatttgtatttaaataaattaatcactttagcataatagcatgcaaTTCTTAGTCATGAACATTTCTGAAATACAGTGCGTGTACTAGACcgcccagataagagaggttccactgtagctacactTGACTTTAATACTAGTAATTCAATTGCTTTTCTTCTGACTACACTGTTATAGACATTTATTAACAGTTAACAAGCTACTCCACTTGCAGACATGTGCTATCACAAAAACATGATGCCAATGTGTGTGTAAAATAGCAAAAATAGTTTTTCatgaaaaaaataatttttttttgtaatttttcaTGGTTTTACATTTTTAtattaccgtatagctggttttTGTAGCGAGGAATTAATTTTAATGTTCAGGGTCATTCGCTAAAATTTAATTCACGAGAATTTTGGCACCGTGATATTAACATTATCACGTGATTTAGTCTAAGATCACAGCTTCATCACTAAGCACTCTGGAAAGATACATTTGCCCAGTAAAAGCCAGGGATTCAGCTGTGTACAGTTATGTGAGTCGAAGCAAGAAGTGCGGATAGGGAAAGGTACATGTGATTTGAACTAATTTAGCCTGCAGGCCTGCTAGCAAGGGTCAAATTCTCTAGTAAATCTCCCAGCATATAATAACGATGGATACTACCCGGGATGCAAAGGACAGCAGACAAAGCGATGTAATGGTTGTGTGTACGACGCCATGCAGCATGAATCCACTCTACCAGTTGAAACAAAACTGGTTTGTGCTTGTTACAAGTGTTACCACATCAAATTTTTGTACATATATTAATTAAAAGCGAGATTAAAATTTTAGTGTTGCCATTTAATCACTAAACTTTCTGCtgctatttttaaatttcacggGAAATTTCAGACACTACAATAACCCACTATAAGGTAGCTTTGTGTAATGAATTCCTTGTGAATCCTGACAACACATAACAAGAAATTTTGTTCCATAAAAAAGTAAAACATCTAGCCATATAAGGTGGTCCTGCAGCATCCACAATGGTTTAGTACCTGCTGCAAAACCGGTAGTGTTTTATGTAAACAATCTTCTTTTGGAAATTGTGGAAATTGTGTGAATTGAAGCACTTGACAAATAAATTTTCACTAATTTTGTTAGTCACCTGCTTgcaataagaataataatttaTCCAAATATCTGTACTTCACAGGAAAAGCACAAACGATTATTCATGCAAAACTTCCTGGGTTTATAAAGGTTTCACTGTCCTGTACCCTAGAAGCTTATATCTCTGAATATGTTACAACAATTTAACCATACAGTAACTCACCAGCTAACATACTGACAACTGATAGAAGGATCTTCTCTACAGACTGAACAGGACTCCATCTCTCAGCACTAGTCTCATACCCCAGTGGGTCATCCCCTGGACTATGAAGGATTGAGATGCAGACACGTCCGTCTGTGTACACTGCATAAGAGAAAAGGGGGCAGTGCTGCTTGCATCATATAAGACGTATAGCTTACCATTTGGGTGAAACATTTCTGACACAAATTTCATTTTAGGTGGGCTCAGTGGGTAATCATGTGGGAACtttagctcagctacaaacactcCGTCCTCAAATGGTGTCCCCTCTGGACCCCTGTACGTGAGTTGGGTGGTAACGTGCACCAA
This portion of the Dysidea avara chromosome 12, odDysAvar1.4, whole genome shotgun sequence genome encodes:
- the LOC136240446 gene encoding ubiquitin-conjugating enzyme E2 G2-like, giving the protein MAGSALKRLMTEYKELTVNPPEGILAGPKNEDNFFEWEALITGPEGTPFEDGVFVAELKFPHDYPLSPPKMKFVSEMFHPNVYTDGRVCISILHSPGDDPLGYETSAERWSPVQSVEKILLSVVSMLAEPNDESSANVDASKMWRDNRIQFNKIARTLARKSLGL